Proteins encoded within one genomic window of Geotalea daltonii FRC-32:
- a CDS encoding AAA family ATPase, whose protein sequence is MSASKHENLSVPQLDPYFYVSRDLADIFEKIHLLSRKKPVNVLISGRQGCGKSSLVRQYAAIYQRPLSTFQVGILSEPSQLFGEYALEAGETKYKQFLFPEAIQTPNSVIHLEEINRPEHPKALNMLFSLLSDSRDVWLEELGHLKVADGVVFFATLNEGEDFVGTELLDAALRDRFYFLLMDYLPNEVEKEVLIKKTGITAPQADDIMAALNFMRGNPEMRVDVSTRTALMIGDMMAVGASFRQALAVSLQTSQEALESALIGLHVRRGHTETVSNEYILFDHSWQRNKER, encoded by the coding sequence CCCAGCTTGATCCCTATTTTTACGTGAGCAGGGATCTGGCCGACATCTTCGAGAAGATTCACCTCCTCTCCCGGAAAAAACCGGTCAACGTCCTCATTTCAGGACGGCAAGGATGCGGGAAGTCATCCCTGGTCCGGCAATATGCCGCCATCTACCAACGGCCCCTGTCCACATTCCAGGTCGGCATCCTTTCGGAGCCGAGCCAGTTGTTCGGCGAGTACGCCCTGGAGGCAGGAGAAACCAAGTACAAGCAGTTTCTCTTCCCCGAAGCGATCCAGACCCCCAACAGCGTCATTCACCTGGAGGAGATCAACAGGCCGGAGCATCCCAAGGCACTCAACATGCTCTTTTCTCTCCTCTCTGACAGCCGCGATGTCTGGTTGGAAGAGTTGGGGCATCTGAAAGTGGCAGACGGGGTGGTCTTCTTTGCCACTCTCAACGAGGGTGAAGACTTCGTCGGCACCGAGCTCCTGGATGCCGCACTTCGGGACCGATTCTACTTTCTGCTCATGGATTATCTCCCCAACGAGGTGGAAAAAGAGGTGTTGATCAAGAAAACCGGCATTACCGCCCCCCAGGCCGACGACATCATGGCCGCCCTCAATTTCATGCGGGGAAACCCGGAGATGAGGGTCGATGTATCCACAAGAACGGCCCTGATGATCGGCGATATGATGGCTGTGGGGGCAAGCTTCAGGCAGGCCTTGGCGGTTAGTCTACAGACGAGCCAGGAAGCCCTGGAGTCGGCCCTGATCGGTCTGCACGTGAGAAGGGGCCATACCGAGACGGTCAGTAACGAATATATCCTCTTCGATCACAGCTGGCAGCGAAACAAAGAGAGGTGA